The proteins below are encoded in one region of Leucoraja erinacea ecotype New England chromosome 26, Leri_hhj_1, whole genome shotgun sequence:
- the LOC129709700 gene encoding zinc finger and BTB domain-containing protein 8B-like isoform X1, with protein MEITSYYTKLLGELNEQRKQDFFCDCSIIVEGRIFKAHRNVLFANSGYFRALLIHYIHDSGRPSTASLDIVTSEAFSIILDFLYSGKLNLCSKNVIEVMSAASYLQMTDVVSFCKLYIRSSLDICVKDEKDDDCSHVENGNNINAFGETVSFCRSQCPNPVTSIHQQKDSSPENNKGLNWNECSTYPIDLAQKDQDNLSPDKVHPPSLPKLPEPKVEFDDDEEESVDRFRQFTPSATEQAEDRLQAAPAMEIAYENYQMKQFLEVLLRTGNVQRKEDIMQHFSRGGRPEDGGGNFSNMMDVQSDWYGEDAGNGIIVPKKIYKCPFCTYTAKQKGILKRHMRSHTGERPYPCETCGKRFTRLEHLRSHALSVHRSNRPIVCKGCRRTFTSNLQHGARRFGLCDSCTCVMTTNEETSPVNLSQTEQVLDTQEKEDKDANWPVYIESSEENESAGDNVDDKQQIQRGLTDGEGFI; from the exons ATGGAGATCACATCATATTACACAAAACTACTGGGAGAACTAAATGAGCAGCGTAAGCAGGACTTCTTCTGTGACTGCAGTATTATTGTGGAGGGAAGAATCTTCAAAGCTCACCGGAATGTTCTATTTGCGAACAGTGGCTACTTCAGAGCCTTGTTAATTCACTATATTCATGACAGTGGACGTCCTAGTACTGCTTCCTTGGACATTGTTACGTCTGAGGCCTTTTCAATTATTCTGGACTTCCTTTATTCTGGGAAGTTGAACCTTtgcagtaagaatgttattgaagTTATGTCAGCTGCTAGTTACCTGCAGATGACTGATGTGGTCAGCTTTTGTAAGTTATATATTCGATCTTCTCTTGATATCTGTGTGAAAGATGAAAAGGATGACGACTGCAGTCATGTGGAGAACGGAAATAATATAAATGCCTTCGGAGAGACGGTGTCTTTTTGTAGGAGTCAATGTCCGAACCCTGTTACATCAATTCATCAACAGAAAGATTCGAGCCCTGAGAATAATAAAGGACTTAACTGGAATGAATGCAGTACTTATCCCATAGATCTAGCACAAAAGGATCAAGATAATCTTTCTCCAGATAAAGTGCACCCTCCATCATTACCTAAGCTTCCAGAACCAAAAGTTGAATTTGACGACGATGAAGAAGAATCAGTTGACAGGTTCCGACAGTTTACACCATCTGCCACAGAGCAGGCTGAGGACAGGCTGCAGGCTGCCCCAGCAATGGAAATAGCTTATGAAAATTATCAGATGAAGCAATTTCTGGAAGTATTACTGAGGACAGGGAATGTCCAGCGGAAAGAGGACATCATGCAGCACTTTTCCCGAGGGGGACGGCCGGAAGATGGAGGGGGCAACTTCTCTAATATGATGGATGTACAGAGCGATTGGTATGGGGAAGATGCAG ggaatgggataattgtgCCAAAAAAGATCTACAAGTGTCCGTTTTGCACCTACACAGCGAAGCAGAAAGGAATCCTGAAACGGCACATGCGTTCACATACGGGAGAGCGCCCATATCCATGCGAGACCTGTGGAAAAAGATTCACCAGACTTGAGCATCTTCGAAGTCATGCTTTAAGT GTGCATCGTTCTAACAGACCAATAGTCTGCAAAGGATGCAGGAGAACATTTACCAGCAACCTGCAGCATGGTGCAAGGCGATTTGGCCTCTGCGATAGCTGCACGTGTGTGATGACAACGAATGAGGAAACGTCTCCAGTTAATCTGAGCCAGACTGAGCAGGTTTTGGACACCCAAGAGAAGGAAGACAAAGATGCTAACTGGCCTGTGTATATAGAATCAAGTGAAGAGAATGAGTCTGCTGGAGACAATGTGGATGACAAGCAGCAGATCCAGAGAGGTTTGACAGATGGTGAAGGATTTATTTAG
- the LOC129709700 gene encoding zinc finger and BTB domain-containing protein 8B-like isoform X2, which translates to MEITSYYTKLLGELNEQRKQDFFCDCSIIVEGRIFKAHRNVLFANSGYFRALLIHYIHDSGRPSTASLDIVTSEAFSIILDFLYSGKLNLCSKNVIEVMSAASYLQMTDVVSFCKLYIRSSLDICVKDEKDDDCSHVENGNNINAFGETVSFCRSQCPNPVTSIHQQKDSSPENNKGLNWNECSTYPIDLAQKDQDNLSPDKVHPPSLPKLPEPKVEFDDDEEESVDRFRQFTPSATEQAEDRLQAAPAMEIAYENYQMKQFLEVLLRTGNVQRKEDIMQHFSRGGRPEDGGGNFSNMMDVQSDWYGEDAAKQKGILKRHMRSHTGERPYPCETCGKRFTRLEHLRSHALSVHRSNRPIVCKGCRRTFTSNLQHGARRFGLCDSCTCVMTTNEETSPVNLSQTEQVLDTQEKEDKDANWPVYIESSEENESAGDNVDDKQQIQRGLTDGEGFI; encoded by the exons ATGGAGATCACATCATATTACACAAAACTACTGGGAGAACTAAATGAGCAGCGTAAGCAGGACTTCTTCTGTGACTGCAGTATTATTGTGGAGGGAAGAATCTTCAAAGCTCACCGGAATGTTCTATTTGCGAACAGTGGCTACTTCAGAGCCTTGTTAATTCACTATATTCATGACAGTGGACGTCCTAGTACTGCTTCCTTGGACATTGTTACGTCTGAGGCCTTTTCAATTATTCTGGACTTCCTTTATTCTGGGAAGTTGAACCTTtgcagtaagaatgttattgaagTTATGTCAGCTGCTAGTTACCTGCAGATGACTGATGTGGTCAGCTTTTGTAAGTTATATATTCGATCTTCTCTTGATATCTGTGTGAAAGATGAAAAGGATGACGACTGCAGTCATGTGGAGAACGGAAATAATATAAATGCCTTCGGAGAGACGGTGTCTTTTTGTAGGAGTCAATGTCCGAACCCTGTTACATCAATTCATCAACAGAAAGATTCGAGCCCTGAGAATAATAAAGGACTTAACTGGAATGAATGCAGTACTTATCCCATAGATCTAGCACAAAAGGATCAAGATAATCTTTCTCCAGATAAAGTGCACCCTCCATCATTACCTAAGCTTCCAGAACCAAAAGTTGAATTTGACGACGATGAAGAAGAATCAGTTGACAGGTTCCGACAGTTTACACCATCTGCCACAGAGCAGGCTGAGGACAGGCTGCAGGCTGCCCCAGCAATGGAAATAGCTTATGAAAATTATCAGATGAAGCAATTTCTGGAAGTATTACTGAGGACAGGGAATGTCCAGCGGAAAGAGGACATCATGCAGCACTTTTCCCGAGGGGGACGGCCGGAAGATGGAGGGGGCAACTTCTCTAATATGATGGATGTACAGAGCGATTGGTATGGGGAAGATGCAG CGAAGCAGAAAGGAATCCTGAAACGGCACATGCGTTCACATACGGGAGAGCGCCCATATCCATGCGAGACCTGTGGAAAAAGATTCACCAGACTTGAGCATCTTCGAAGTCATGCTTTAAGT GTGCATCGTTCTAACAGACCAATAGTCTGCAAAGGATGCAGGAGAACATTTACCAGCAACCTGCAGCATGGTGCAAGGCGATTTGGCCTCTGCGATAGCTGCACGTGTGTGATGACAACGAATGAGGAAACGTCTCCAGTTAATCTGAGCCAGACTGAGCAGGTTTTGGACACCCAAGAGAAGGAAGACAAAGATGCTAACTGGCCTGTGTATATAGAATCAAGTGAAGAGAATGAGTCTGCTGGAGACAATGTGGATGACAAGCAGCAGATCCAGAGAGGTTTGACAGATGGTGAAGGATTTATTTAG